The Henckelia pumila isolate YLH828 chromosome 2, ASM3356847v2, whole genome shotgun sequence genome includes a window with the following:
- the LOC140880548 gene encoding nuclear transcription factor Y subunit A-1-like has protein sequence MQPKSKGANQVESKLFDATNSNICSEPWWNNGGNTSFSPAMMRDKASDSSSLEQSADGHSQSEGGINEEDDDAVKHSPSAIPLQPDTSYRHGENIQQVAPSLHQGNDGSLTQLPQQFELVGHSIGCASNPYDPYYGGMVAAYGQPLVPHLYDIHNTRMPLPLEMTEEPVYVNAKQYHGIMRRRQSRAKAELEKKMIKSRKPYLHESRHQHALRRERGSGGRFAKKTNADTSKGTDTGLATTSRSISSSGSDPWLSESRRAKAPESLLEPAYQAKSGEMRERPQSTVRNPM, from the exons ATGCAACCTAAGTCTAAGGGTGCTAATCAAGTAGAATCTAAGTTGTTCGACGCTACCAATTCCAATATATGCTCAGAACCATGGTGGAATAATGGTGGAAATACTTCCTTTTCTCCTGCAATGATGCGGGATAAAGCATCAGACTCATCATCCCTGGAACAATCTGCAGATGGCCACTCACAATCTGAGGGTGGAATAAATGAGGAAGATGATGATGCAGTCAAACATTCACCAAGTGCTATTCCTTTGCAACCAG ACACGAGTTATAGGCACGGGGAGAATATTCAACAAGTTGCACCAAGCTTGCATCAAGGAAATGATGGAAGCCTCACACAACTCCCCCAACAGTTCGAGCTTGTTGGACATTCAATT GGCTGTGCTTCAAATCCTTACGATCCTTATTATGGAGGGATGGTGGCTGCTTATGGACAGCCTTTG GTTCCTCATTTATATGACATACATAATACGAGGATGCCGCTGCCCTTGGAAATGACAGAGGAGCCTGTTTATGTGAATGCCAAGCAGTACCATGGTATCATGCGAAGACGACAGTCACGTGCTAAAGCAGAGCTTGAAAAGAAGATGATTAAATCTCGTAAG CCTTATCTCCACGAGTCCCGACATCAACATGCCTTGAGGAGGGAAAGAGGCTCTGGTGGGCGTTTTGCTAAAAAGACGAATGCTGATACATCCAAGGGAACTGACACTGGTTTGGCCACCACTTCACGATCAATCAGTTCATCAGGTTCTGATCCATGGCTCTCTGAGTCTCGTCGAGCAAAAGCACCTGAGTCTCTGCTGGAGCCAGCATATCAAGCTAAATCTGGTGAGATGAGAGAACGGCCCCAGTCGACGGTTAGGAATCCCATGTAA